One genomic window of Tatumella citrea includes the following:
- a CDS encoding class II aldolase/adducin family protein, with translation MSIKNKVSLQEWELRCELAALYRIVAHFKMTDMIDTHISLRIPGEENYFLINKYGVLFEKMTASDLVKINCDGGIVEAYEQDKKVNVAGFIIHSAIHQHRHDLNCIIHTHTADGMAVAAQQAGLLPLTQHALKFFDNLGYHTYEGIALSREEQLRLVHDLSVHNAMILRNHGLIGAGHTIASAFHEIYFLERACQAQVKALSGGQPLNFPSEEVCRHTARQFKREGIEVIINDGWNAALSLIEDQRSAYCL, from the coding sequence ATGTCGATAAAAAACAAAGTTAGCTTACAGGAGTGGGAGTTACGGTGTGAACTTGCTGCTCTGTATCGTATTGTTGCTCATTTTAAAATGACAGACATGATCGACACCCATATTTCACTGCGTATTCCTGGCGAGGAAAACTATTTCCTGATTAATAAATATGGTGTTTTATTTGAGAAAATGACCGCCTCGGATTTGGTGAAAATAAATTGTGACGGAGGGATTGTCGAGGCTTACGAACAGGATAAAAAGGTGAACGTCGCAGGATTTATTATTCATTCTGCGATTCATCAGCACCGGCATGATCTGAACTGTATTATTCATACTCATACAGCTGATGGTATGGCGGTAGCTGCTCAACAGGCAGGGTTATTACCGCTGACGCAACATGCGTTAAAGTTTTTCGATAACCTTGGCTATCACACTTATGAAGGTATTGCGTTATCCAGGGAAGAACAGCTTCGGCTGGTGCATGATTTATCCGTCCACAATGCAATGATTTTACGAAATCATGGCCTGATTGGTGCAGGTCATACGATTGCCAGCGCATTCCACGAAATTTATTTTCTGGAGAGAGCCTGTCAGGCGCAGGTAAAAGCCCTGTCAGGTGGGCAACCTTTGAATTTTCCTTCGGAAGAGGTCTGCCGCCATACCGCCCGCCAGTTTAAACGAGAGGGTATTGAGGTCATCATTAATGATGGCTGGAATGCGGCACTGAGCCTGATTGAAGATCAGCGGAGTGCCTACTGTTTATGA
- a CDS encoding 2-hydroxyacid dehydrogenase, with translation MTDVVILSSSEQFSRELRQAFSLQRPDITPLFADDPAASGAEIAACWFPESGTLNRYPQLKLIHSVAAGVDHLGAELLQSGKVICRVVDENQKQGMFEYILWAVLYFHRDLNKVLKNNQHRHWQRYPQRLASEICIGIMGLGEIGRYVGEKLAQLGYRVNGWSRSRKNLPEIRCFSGDSEREQFLNESNILINLLPLTPETQGILCAATLSQLPQSAALINCGRGGHMVAQDIIYATESGWLQGAVLDVFPHEPLPAEDPLWTTPGIIVTPHMASAASFRTIARQIGENVDRFNSGSSPQNTINPISGY, from the coding sequence ATGACTGACGTCGTCATTCTGAGCTCATCAGAACAATTTTCCCGTGAGTTACGCCAGGCATTTAGTTTGCAGCGTCCGGATATCACACCGTTATTTGCCGATGATCCTGCGGCTTCAGGGGCTGAGATTGCTGCATGTTGGTTTCCGGAAAGCGGCACTCTTAATCGTTATCCGCAGCTGAAATTAATTCACTCCGTGGCGGCGGGTGTTGACCATTTAGGAGCGGAACTTCTTCAGTCTGGCAAAGTTATATGTCGGGTGGTGGATGAAAATCAAAAGCAGGGGATGTTTGAATATATCCTGTGGGCCGTACTTTATTTTCATCGTGATTTAAACAAGGTACTGAAAAATAACCAGCACCGGCACTGGCAGAGATATCCTCAACGGCTTGCCTCAGAAATTTGCATTGGAATTATGGGATTAGGTGAGATCGGCCGTTATGTTGGCGAGAAACTGGCGCAACTGGGTTACCGGGTGAATGGCTGGTCCCGCAGCCGGAAAAATCTCCCCGAAATACGCTGTTTTAGTGGTGATTCTGAGCGGGAGCAGTTTCTGAATGAGAGCAACATTCTGATTAACCTGCTGCCATTAACCCCTGAAACACAAGGCATTCTGTGTGCTGCGACTCTTAGTCAATTACCTCAGTCTGCAGCATTAATCAATTGCGGGCGGGGGGGACATATGGTGGCTCAGGATATTATTTATGCGACAGAATCTGGCTGGTTACAGGGGGCAGTTCTTGATGTATTTCCACATGAACCACTGCCTGCAGAAGATCCGTTATGGACAACCCCCGGAATTATTGTGACCCCGCATATGGCATCGGCCGCATCGTTTCGTACGATTGCCCGGCAAATTGGGGAAAATGTCGACCGGTTTAACTCAGGGAGTTCTCCTCAAAATACCATCAACCCAATATCCGGCTATTAA
- a CDS encoding IclR family transcriptional regulator: MTDFTDKKEANSRSPAITRAVKILDLLAASKTGCLTQTEISVALDLAKSSTAHLLSSLEDADLVHRTAEGYMLGRKLVGLASAYLNRLDTVQEFYRFCKASPVLSTETVRIALLDKTDVIYLARFEGHAANHLTPSIGDRMPASLCAVGKAMLAKLDTEDVDLLYASFTELPVLTEFSLRTVTELKQELIDIRQQGFALENQESALGVVCLGIAVPSRGINGPKLGVSVSSVTVTFDEKRKQSLLSELDTLAALLGNPLHTRIDIQKDS; encoded by the coding sequence ATGACTGATTTTACTGACAAGAAAGAAGCTAATTCCCGTTCACCGGCGATTACCCGGGCAGTGAAAATCCTCGATTTACTTGCTGCATCTAAAACAGGGTGTTTGACGCAGACCGAAATATCAGTTGCGCTTGATCTGGCGAAATCATCGACAGCACATCTGTTAAGTAGTCTTGAAGATGCTGACCTGGTTCATCGTACAGCTGAAGGTTATATGTTGGGACGGAAACTTGTCGGTCTGGCAAGTGCCTATCTTAACCGACTGGATACCGTTCAGGAGTTTTATCGCTTCTGTAAAGCCTCTCCGGTGCTGAGTACCGAAACAGTCAGAATAGCGTTACTCGATAAAACAGATGTTATTTATCTGGCCCGTTTTGAGGGTCATGCTGCAAACCACCTGACACCGAGTATTGGCGACCGTATGCCAGCATCGCTTTGTGCTGTAGGTAAAGCAATGCTGGCAAAACTGGACACTGAAGACGTTGACTTGTTATATGCCAGTTTCACAGAATTACCGGTGCTTACTGAGTTTTCTCTGCGCACGGTAACAGAGTTAAAACAAGAACTTATTGATATCAGGCAACAAGGATTTGCCCTGGAAAATCAGGAAAGCGCTCTGGGTGTGGTCTGCCTGGGTATTGCTGTTCCGTCCCGTGGAATCAACGGCCCTAAACTGGGAGTTTCGGTCAGCTCAGTCACCGTGACTTTTGATGAAAAACGAAAACAAAGTCTTTTATCTGAACTGGATACGCTCGCCGCATTACTGGGGAATCCTCTGCATACCAGAATTGATATACAGAAAGATAGTTGA
- a CDS encoding RraA family protein yields the protein MNYKKETDIRQLIPQMNAIETATFGHILDEGFMAPEIQSLFPQSRCFGPVVTVSLPDDNGYILPAALDEVKPGDVLVITCPDSDRHACWGEVMATAAKCSGIAGVIIDGFVTDLHALTNIGLPVWCKGRSPLTTKRRQKEGTINQPVVCGGIVVTPGDWILADENGVLCLAPDIFIGNLDEVTEIQRREPSLIERINKGERLSKIYQ from the coding sequence GTGAACTATAAAAAAGAAACAGACATTCGGCAGTTAATTCCACAGATGAATGCCATTGAGACGGCAACTTTTGGCCATATTCTGGATGAGGGGTTTATGGCCCCGGAAATACAGTCATTATTTCCGCAGTCCAGGTGTTTTGGTCCGGTAGTCACTGTCTCATTGCCGGACGATAATGGTTATATCCTTCCTGCCGCACTGGATGAAGTAAAGCCCGGAGATGTACTGGTGATTACCTGTCCTGACAGTGACCGCCATGCCTGCTGGGGGGAAGTGATGGCCACCGCAGCGAAATGTTCCGGCATAGCAGGAGTGATTATTGATGGCTTTGTGACTGACCTGCATGCACTGACCAACATTGGATTACCGGTATGGTGTAAAGGACGATCGCCGCTGACGACTAAACGTCGTCAAAAAGAAGGGACAATTAATCAGCCAGTGGTCTGTGGAGGTATCGTGGTTACTCCGGGTGACTGGATTCTGGCCGACGAAAACGGAGTGCTCTGTCTTGCTCCGGATATATTTATCGGAAATTTAGATGAAGTTACTGAAATACAACGTCGTGAGCCCTCTTTGATTGAAAGGATAAATAAAGGAGAGCGGCTAAGTAAAATTTATCAATAA
- a CDS encoding Zn-dependent hydrolase, translated as MTIESAVSPYPSLLHGNGQRLWDSLMSMARIGATSGGGSSRLALSSEDSAGRHQFITACQALGMSVTSDAIGNLFCRFQGQDPELLPVTMGSHLDTQPKGGRFDGVYGVLAALEVVTTLHQLQLTPRRTIEIIVWTNEEGARFTPAMMGSAVFTGKMSLDDALSRCDSSNIVLADALLQQGWRGEAPAGRPFDAYFEAHIEQGPVLEDESLSIGIVTGGQAIRWLDITVCGQAAHAGTTPMKNRRDAMFATSEIISALESQAALFAPQGLMTIGELDISSASRNTIAGNIRFTLDIRHPDDATLQTFDRQCREVMQQVASQRHVGINISEHWVSPAVPFDDQCVSLVEKMTLQLGYPGRKMISGAGHDAINIAGHCPTAMIFIPCAGGISHNEAESITPEDAAYGLDVLLNSVWQRANR; from the coding sequence ATGACAATTGAATCTGCTGTTTCACCATACCCTTCTTTATTACACGGCAACGGGCAGAGACTATGGGATAGCCTGATGTCGATGGCACGCATTGGCGCTACATCGGGTGGAGGAAGTTCCAGGCTGGCGCTCTCTTCAGAAGACAGTGCCGGTCGCCATCAGTTTATTACTGCCTGCCAGGCGCTTGGCATGAGTGTAACCTCAGATGCGATTGGTAATCTGTTCTGTCGTTTTCAGGGGCAGGATCCGGAATTATTGCCGGTCACAATGGGGAGTCATCTTGATACTCAGCCTAAGGGTGGACGTTTTGACGGAGTTTATGGAGTTCTGGCAGCACTGGAAGTGGTGACTACTTTGCACCAGTTGCAGCTGACTCCACGACGTACTATCGAAATTATTGTCTGGACCAACGAAGAAGGTGCCAGATTCACTCCGGCGATGATGGGCTCAGCAGTATTCACAGGCAAGATGTCTTTAGACGATGCTTTATCCCGATGTGACAGTAGCAATATCGTACTGGCCGACGCACTGCTACAACAAGGTTGGCGTGGAGAGGCACCGGCTGGTCGGCCATTCGATGCCTATTTTGAAGCGCATATAGAGCAAGGTCCGGTACTGGAAGATGAGTCTCTGAGCATTGGAATTGTGACTGGTGGGCAGGCTATTCGCTGGCTGGATATTACGGTCTGTGGCCAGGCAGCACATGCCGGGACGACCCCCATGAAAAACCGCCGCGATGCGATGTTCGCTACCAGCGAGATAATTTCTGCACTGGAAAGCCAGGCTGCTCTGTTTGCACCACAAGGGCTGATGACTATCGGTGAACTCGATATCTCGTCTGCGTCACGAAATACAATCGCAGGTAATATTCGATTTACCCTGGATATTCGTCATCCGGATGATGCGACGCTGCAAACATTTGACAGGCAATGCAGGGAGGTTATGCAACAGGTCGCCAGTCAGCGCCATGTCGGAATAAATATCAGCGAGCATTGGGTTAGCCCGGCAGTACCGTTTGATGATCAGTGCGTCTCGCTGGTGGAAAAAATGACCCTGCAACTGGGGTATCCCGGTCGTAAAATGATCAGTGGTGCAGGGCATGATGCGATTAATATTGCAGGGCACTGTCCTACTGCGATGATATTTATTCCCTGCGCTGGTGGAATTAGCCATAACGAAGCCGAAAGTATTACGCCTGAAGACGCAGCATATGGGTTGGATGTATTACTTAATTCAGTCTGGCAACGAGCTAACCGGTAA